In Malus sylvestris chromosome 15, drMalSylv7.2, whole genome shotgun sequence, a single genomic region encodes these proteins:
- the LOC126601792 gene encoding uncharacterized protein LOC126601792 isoform X1: MYNLKLDRFMGNESHEGAEKWLDHIEKTFQVMQSQGNLPANRWVETTTWFLGREPAAWWINQARYMSPETAADWKVFKEHFMKRFVPPEYIDRKKQEFTRLKQRNMSAHEYYRKFTDLSRYDTDTAGNQGEMLRRFKLGSKKKWRTFANALPCADYHEYFEILVRMEDSDNLPDSEDDEDKNEGQKKNDKGKGISIPGPRQTQSFKKSGASSSSSSGGYSFTSPRRGGGRFSGGPRFQGQRDAGGSGAPWCRRCNSRHHGECRRGSGACFTCGQMGHRASQCPQGQQRPQQTNMPPPAPVQQSFGPGGYGQPSRGGAYHYQGDAAPYAPGPYQYSQEPYSQAGYSQDFGGYSSYSSMPAGGSQWHQGGQPRQGEVATGGAGSSRQPSQPGQGRNPQGRGNQGNRGRGGRQQAQGRINHISLQEAQNHPDLIMVVSHIGETYPEDDRIQGRHGGYDPSTYQF; encoded by the exons ATGTACAACTTGAAGTTAGATCGGTTTATGGGTAATGAAAGTCATGAGGGGGCAGAGAAATGGCTTGATCATATTGAGAAAACTTTccaggtgatgcagagtcaggggaatctcCCTGCTAATAGGTGGGTGGAGACCACCACTTGGTTTTTGGGTCGTGAACCAGCAGCATGGTGGATAAATCAGGCTAGGTACATGTCACCTGAGACGGCAGCCGACTGGAAAGTATTCAAGGAGCATTTTATGAAGAGATTCGttcctcctgagtatattgACCGTAAGAAGCAGGAATTCACCAGGTTGAAACAGAGAAATATGTCGGCACATgaatattatagaaagtttactgatttgtctcgttatgacactgatacagctggtaatcagggaGAGATGCTTCGACGTTTCAAGTTGGGATCTAAGAAGAAGTGGCGTACCTTTGCCAATGCACTCCCCTGCGCTGATTATCATGAATATTTCGAGATTCTGGTTAGGATGGAGGACTCTGATAATCTCCCTGACAGTGAGGATGACGAGGACAAGAATGAGGGTCAGAAGAAGAATGACAAAGGTAAGGGTATTTCTATTCCTGGACCTCGACAGACTCAGAGTTTTAAGAAGAGTGGAGcgagttcgagttcttctagTGGGGGATATAGTTTTACTAGCCCGAGGAGAGGTGGTGGAAGATTTTCTGGTGGACCCAGATTTCAGGGTCAGAGGGATGCTGGTGGATCTGGCGCTCCATGGTGCCGCCGTTGTAACTCCCGTCACCATGGTGAGTGTAGGAGAGGTTCTGGGGCTTGTTTTACGTGTGGGCAGATGGGACATCGGGCTTCTCAGTGCCCCCAGGGTCAGCAGAGACCGCAGCAGACTAATATGCCACCTCCAGCACCAGTTCAGCAGAGTTTTGGACCGGGTGGTTATGGCCAGCCGAGTCGTGGTGGTGCCTACCACTATCAGGGGGATGCTGCTCCGTATGCTCCCGGACCTTATCAGTATTCCCAGGAGCCTTACTCTCAGGCTGGATATTCTCAGGATTTTGGAGGTTATTCATCTTATTCCTCTATGCCAGCTGGTGGATCGCAGTGGCATCAGGGAGGCCAGCCCCGTCAGGGGGAAGTTGCTACTGGTGGTGCAGGATCATCCAGGCAGCCTAGTCAGCCAGGCCAGGGACGTAATCCTCAGGGACGAGGTAATCAGGGCAATAGAGGCCGAGGTGGACGACAGCAGGCTCAAGGGCGAATTAATCATATTTCTTTGCAGGAggctcagaaccatccagacttgattatgg ttgtttcgcatataggtgagacgtatcccgaggacgaccgcatccagggacgccacgggggttacgacccgtcgacttatca gttctag
- the LOC126601792 gene encoding uncharacterized protein LOC126601792 isoform X2: protein MYNLKLDRFMGNESHEGAEKWLDHIEKTFQVMQSQGNLPANRWVETTTWFLGREPAAWWINQARYMSPETAADWKVFKEHFMKRFVPPEYIDRKKQEFTRLKQRNMSAHEYYRKFTDLSRYDTDTAGNQGEMLRRFKLGSKKKWRTFANALPCADYHEYFEILVRMEDSDNLPDSEDDEDKNEGQKKNDKGKGISIPGPRQTQSFKKSGASSSSSSGGYSFTSPRRGGGRFSGGPRFQGQRDAGGSGAPWCRRCNSRHHGECRRGSGACFTCGQMGHRASQCPQGQQRPQQTNMPPPAPVQQSFGPGGYGQPSRGGAYHYQGDAAPYAPGPYQYSQEPYSQAGYSQDFGGYSSYSSMPAGGSQWHQGGQPRQGEVATGGAGSSRQPSQPGQGRNPQGRGNQGNRGRGGRQQAQGRINHISLQEAQNHPDLIMGETYPEDDRIQGRHGGYDPSTYQF from the exons ATGTACAACTTGAAGTTAGATCGGTTTATGGGTAATGAAAGTCATGAGGGGGCAGAGAAATGGCTTGATCATATTGAGAAAACTTTccaggtgatgcagagtcaggggaatctcCCTGCTAATAGGTGGGTGGAGACCACCACTTGGTTTTTGGGTCGTGAACCAGCAGCATGGTGGATAAATCAGGCTAGGTACATGTCACCTGAGACGGCAGCCGACTGGAAAGTATTCAAGGAGCATTTTATGAAGAGATTCGttcctcctgagtatattgACCGTAAGAAGCAGGAATTCACCAGGTTGAAACAGAGAAATATGTCGGCACATgaatattatagaaagtttactgatttgtctcgttatgacactgatacagctggtaatcagggaGAGATGCTTCGACGTTTCAAGTTGGGATCTAAGAAGAAGTGGCGTACCTTTGCCAATGCACTCCCCTGCGCTGATTATCATGAATATTTCGAGATTCTGGTTAGGATGGAGGACTCTGATAATCTCCCTGACAGTGAGGATGACGAGGACAAGAATGAGGGTCAGAAGAAGAATGACAAAGGTAAGGGTATTTCTATTCCTGGACCTCGACAGACTCAGAGTTTTAAGAAGAGTGGAGcgagttcgagttcttctagTGGGGGATATAGTTTTACTAGCCCGAGGAGAGGTGGTGGAAGATTTTCTGGTGGACCCAGATTTCAGGGTCAGAGGGATGCTGGTGGATCTGGCGCTCCATGGTGCCGCCGTTGTAACTCCCGTCACCATGGTGAGTGTAGGAGAGGTTCTGGGGCTTGTTTTACGTGTGGGCAGATGGGACATCGGGCTTCTCAGTGCCCCCAGGGTCAGCAGAGACCGCAGCAGACTAATATGCCACCTCCAGCACCAGTTCAGCAGAGTTTTGGACCGGGTGGTTATGGCCAGCCGAGTCGTGGTGGTGCCTACCACTATCAGGGGGATGCTGCTCCGTATGCTCCCGGACCTTATCAGTATTCCCAGGAGCCTTACTCTCAGGCTGGATATTCTCAGGATTTTGGAGGTTATTCATCTTATTCCTCTATGCCAGCTGGTGGATCGCAGTGGCATCAGGGAGGCCAGCCCCGTCAGGGGGAAGTTGCTACTGGTGGTGCAGGATCATCCAGGCAGCCTAGTCAGCCAGGCCAGGGACGTAATCCTCAGGGACGAGGTAATCAGGGCAATAGAGGCCGAGGTGGACGACAGCAGGCTCAAGGGCGAATTAATCATATTTCTTTGCAGGAggctcagaaccatccagacttgattatgg gtgagacgtatcccgaggacgaccgcatccagggacgccacgggggttacgacccgtcgacttatca gttctag